AAGATCGATCCCCGAGTAACGACCGAAAACGAGGAGCTATAGCACAACAATGTCCAGAGAACATACCGATACGAACGATACTACGTCTGATACCGGAACGCCCGTCGCCGACGGCTCGGGTGCCCCTGCGAATCCACTCGACGTCCTAGAAACGGAGTCCGACGTTGACACCAGCTTTGGTACGACCCAGAAAATGAAAAAATACCTGCGGATCTACCTCTGGGAACCCTGGCAGGTCATGCGTCGCGACTGGCGCGCACTCGTTGGCATCTCGATTCTCTCTTCGTACATCATTATCGGCATTCTCGGCTGGTTGTTCCTCGAGCCCACTCGTATGGGTGACGGGCCGAACCAGCTTCCGTGGTTCCGATCGCTGGCACATCCGCTCGGGACGAACCTGTACGGCGTGGATCTGATGCGAGAGACGATCCACGCGATCCCGATGATCCTGAAAATGATGTTTGCAGGTGGTGTGTTCACCATCATCATGGGTACAGTCATCGGGACTGTCGCTGGCTACAAGGGTGGCACGGTCGACAAGGTACTGAGTACGATCACCGACGTGTTCATCAACATTCCCGGTCTCCCGCTCGTCATCGTTCTCGCCGTCGTGTTCACGCCCGAAAGCGCGTACGCACTCGGCATTCTGCTCACGATCGAGTACTGGGCCGGACTGGCTCGCGCGGTTCGGTCACAGGTTTTGCAGATCCGATACGACGAGTACACCGAAGCTTCACGAACGATCGGTCTTCCCACCGGTACGATCCTGTTGAAGGACGTGATTCCGCACCTCGCTCCGTACATCACGATCAGGTTCGTCTCCGCGATGCGAACAGTCCTCTTCTCGGCAGTTGGTCTCTACTTCATCGGTGTCCTTCCGGAAGGTGACACGAACTGGGGAATCATGCTGAGCAACGCCTACAACAACGGCGCGATGTACCGGCCACAGCTTCTCCACTGGATTCTGATTCCGTCGATCGCGATCGTCGCCCTTTCGATCGGTATGATCTTGCTCTCACAGTCGCTCGACCGGGTGTTCAACCCACGCGTCCGTGAGAAACACAAAAAGGACGACGAGGAACTCCTCGAGGAAGAAGAGGACGTCGGTGGCAAAGGCCTGACGCTCGGCTAACGACTGCTTTTCTTATCATACTTTTTCTCGCTTCGTTTCGTTACCGATCGATCGAATCCCATCGTTCCCCCTTTTGAACGTTAGTCCAAAGAACGACACGTCTTAGTGGATCCACCGAGATGTCCGACTATGCCATCAGTACCGACCGGATTCAAGGCGCTTCCGGAGCCTGACCTCCAGACCTCGTTCGAAAGGGCAGACGAGTACGAATTCGACTTTCTCGAGGTTCCACTCCACCCGTTAGCGGAGTGCCGAGAGATCGACGGCCGATCGGAGGACGTTCGCAAGGCTGCGGCGGACACCGGCGTCGACGTCGTCGCTCATCTGCCGCATAAGCCACGCGACATCGTCTGCGTCGCCTCCGCCCGCGAAGACCGCCGAACCACCGCGTTCGAGAACGTCGAGCGGTCCATCGAGACGGCGAGTGCGATCGGCGCGTCGAAAGCCGTTCTCCACCTCGAAGCACCGGAGACTCATCTCGCGGACGACACCGAACGAGAGCTGTTCGCCGTTCTCGACTCCCTTAGCGAATACGGTCGAACTCACGGCGTCGAAGTGTGTTACGAAAACCTCTCGAGGCGGTATCCAACGCTCGCTGATTTCCCACAGCTACTCGAGCGTACGTCCGCTTCGATCACGCTCGATACGGGACACGCACGGGTCAACGGCTACAGCTCGCCGGAGATCGCGACGTTCGCCGGTCAACACGCCGGTCGCATCTCCCACGTTCATTTGAACGACACCCGTGGGAGGGCGGACGAACACCTTCCGTTCGGTTCGGGTACGATCGATTTCGAGTCGATCTTTGCGTCGTTGTTGGAGGGCGGATGGGACGGGACGATGACGACAGAGGTCAAAACTCACGACTTCGATTTCATCCGACTGGGAAAGGAGAAGCTGGACGAACTCATATAATATCCGATGGTTCAGCTTTTCTCTTCGGAGCCGTCGCTCGGAACGATCTTGTCGACCATGCTGATCTCGAAGTAGACCGTCCAGAAGACGGCGAAGACGAACGCTAACAGGAGGATCGTTACCCGATCGTTGATCCCGTATGCCATCGTGATGTAGGCTGCACTCAGAACGACACCGTAGTTGTACAACAGCACGGACACGCTCGCCCACGTGATTTGCATACGTCCACATGCCGGGGCACCCCCTAAATCTTGTCGACCGAGATGCCCGTGCCTCGAACGACCTATCGAACCAGTGGCGAGTGGCGTGTCTGGAACGGTAAGAATATAATGATCGAGAGCAGATACCTTGTTAGGATGTCACAGCCTGCAATAGACCACACTGATCAGTCCCTCGATGAGGACGTCATTATGAGTGTGCGTGATGCGACCGTCAGCTTTGATATGAGTCGTGGTGAATCACGGGTCCTCGACAACGTGAGTATGGATCTCCAGCGAAACGAGATCCTCGGCGTCGTCGGTGAGAGCGGATCCGGGAAATCGATGT
This genomic stretch from Natrarchaeobius halalkaliphilus harbors:
- a CDS encoding ABC transporter permease; the encoded protein is MSREHTDTNDTTSDTGTPVADGSGAPANPLDVLETESDVDTSFGTTQKMKKYLRIYLWEPWQVMRRDWRALVGISILSSYIIIGILGWLFLEPTRMGDGPNQLPWFRSLAHPLGTNLYGVDLMRETIHAIPMILKMMFAGGVFTIIMGTVIGTVAGYKGGTVDKVLSTITDVFINIPGLPLVIVLAVVFTPESAYALGILLTIEYWAGLARAVRSQVLQIRYDEYTEASRTIGLPTGTILLKDVIPHLAPYITIRFVSAMRTVLFSAVGLYFIGVLPEGDTNWGIMLSNAYNNGAMYRPQLLHWILIPSIAIVALSIGMILLSQSLDRVFNPRVREKHKKDDEELLEEEEDVGGKGLTLG
- a CDS encoding sugar phosphate isomerase/epimerase family protein — translated: MPSVPTGFKALPEPDLQTSFERADEYEFDFLEVPLHPLAECREIDGRSEDVRKAAADTGVDVVAHLPHKPRDIVCVASAREDRRTTAFENVERSIETASAIGASKAVLHLEAPETHLADDTERELFAVLDSLSEYGRTHGVEVCYENLSRRYPTLADFPQLLERTSASITLDTGHARVNGYSSPEIATFAGQHAGRISHVHLNDTRGRADEHLPFGSGTIDFESIFASLLEGGWDGTMTTEVKTHDFDFIRLGKEKLDELI